In a genomic window of Candidatus Nanoarchaeia archaeon:
- a CDS encoding phosphate uptake regulator PhoU — protein sequence MGVEDIDFRKIIKFGVNSYVVSLPKEWMDSHNLHKGDVVYYLEQGDHLILAPKDHSAKETKSIIIEAENKDIKHLKLEIISAYLKNSTFIEIKGKQAVDRHLAEIRETLYSLVGMEIIEQTPTKIVAKDLIDLKEVSIDATIRRIDMMLRVMLGDVIECLDGYNPETLKHRDQDINRLSYLSFRLLNYAQQNPSFLKSIGVKDTYLFARWLIVIRIEEIGDHVKRIGRFLAAAKLDARQKKGLKDLYARIKPLYEQAMNAFYTKDLQLAISSEFQTKDMLPLITEFMRTIPNQSEDLIRIFEHLKAMISSIAHISREVLRKE from the coding sequence ATGGGGGTGGAGGATATAGACTTCAGAAAAATCATCAAGTTTGGAGTCAATTCGTATGTAGTTTCGCTTCCCAAGGAGTGGATGGACTCCCACAACCTCCATAAGGGGGACGTGGTCTACTACCTTGAGCAGGGAGATCATCTTATTCTTGCGCCGAAGGATCATTCTGCAAAGGAGACCAAGTCCATCATCATTGAAGCAGAAAACAAGGACATCAAGCACCTCAAGCTGGAGATCATCTCAGCGTATCTGAAGAACTCAACCTTTATTGAGATCAAGGGCAAACAGGCTGTTGACCGGCATCTTGCCGAGATCCGGGAGACTCTGTATAGCCTTGTCGGGATGGAGATCATTGAGCAGACTCCTACTAAAATTGTTGCCAAGGACCTTATTGACCTAAAAGAGGTCTCTATTGATGCGACAATCCGGCGCATCGACATGATGCTGAGAGTCATGCTCGGAGATGTGATTGAATGCCTTGACGGCTACAACCCGGAAACCCTCAAGCACCGGGATCAGGACATCAACAGGCTCTCGTATCTCTCCTTTCGGCTGCTCAACTATGCCCAGCAAAATCCATCTTTCCTGAAATCAATCGGGGTGAAGGATACCTACCTCTTTGCGCGCTGGCTTATCGTGATCAGGATTGAGGAAATAGGGGACCATGTCAAAAGGATCGGCAGGTTTCTGGCAGCAGCAAAGCTTGACGCAAGGCAGAAAAAAGGGCTGAAGGATCTCTACGCCAGAATAAAGCCGCTCTATGAGCAGGCAATGAATGCCTTCTACACCAAGGACCTGCAGCTTGCGATTTCCAGCGAGTTTCAGACCAAAGATATGCTGCCCCTAATCACAGAATTCATGCGAACCATCCCAAACCAATCTGAAGACCTGATCCGAATCTTCGAGCATCTCAAGGCCATGATATCTTCAATCGCTCATATCTCACGGGAAGTGCTGAGGAAGGAGTGA
- a CDS encoding AbrB/MazE/SpoVT family DNA-binding domain-containing protein, giving the protein MKRKIIQVGHSTQLVSLPRKWCLSHNIRKGDEIEVEEKGQQIVVSKERIPEVKKIEIDVSGLDRTSIIIYIRGLYIRGFDEIGIHFSKPSAYHFRTREFVDMRSIIRTEVERLIGVEVLSFKDDFCMLKDLSEPSFKDFEVVLRRIFMLLLDMLETFIEGLKQHKNDKIHTIEDKHGLVTKFASYTLRILNKRGYPPDPEKVTVIYHTIAMLDKVRDTVKYSAREAALLKKKMDDSSITNITLIYKNLHLFYGIFYKYDPNRVTDMYHNRDMYIRRIKDLKEKIPPAELLILTSMEPILEFLVELTKILLSLQEYPAKAPRSLKD; this is encoded by the coding sequence ATGAAGCGGAAAATCATCCAGGTAGGCCATTCAACGCAGCTCGTCTCATTGCCGAGGAAGTGGTGCCTTAGCCATAACATCAGGAAGGGGGATGAGATCGAGGTGGAGGAGAAGGGGCAACAGATTGTTGTAAGCAAAGAGAGAATCCCGGAAGTTAAAAAGATTGAGATTGACGTTTCTGGTCTTGACCGCACATCCATCATCATCTATATCCGCGGCTTATATATCAGAGGTTTCGATGAGATAGGCATTCATTTTTCAAAGCCCTCTGCGTATCACTTCCGAACACGGGAATTTGTGGACATGCGGAGCATTATTCGGACTGAGGTTGAGCGCCTCATTGGGGTTGAAGTCCTCAGTTTCAAGGATGATTTCTGTATGTTGAAAGATTTGTCGGAACCGTCGTTCAAGGACTTTGAAGTGGTTCTCCGCCGGATATTTATGCTTTTGCTGGATATGCTCGAAACCTTTATCGAAGGTCTGAAGCAGCATAAAAATGATAAAATCCACACGATAGAGGACAAGCATGGGCTTGTTACAAAGTTTGCAAGCTATACCCTAAGAATCCTTAACAAAAGAGGATATCCGCCTGATCCTGAAAAGGTTACAGTGATCTACCACACCATAGCCATGCTTGATAAAGTTCGTGACACCGTAAAATATTCTGCTCGTGAGGCTGCCTTGCTCAAAAAGAAGATGGATGACTCTTCCATTACGAACATCACCTTAATTTATAAAAACCTACACCTCTTTTATGGTATTTTCTACAAATATGACCCGAACAGAGTAACCGATATGTACCACAACAGAGATATGTATATCAGAAGGATAAAAGATTTGAAGGAGAAAATCCCTCCCGCAGAACTTCTCATTCTAACCAGCATGGAGCCGATCCTGGAATTCCTGGTAGAACTGACAAAAATTCTCCTTTCCCTTCAGGAATACCCTGCTAAGGCCCCTAGATCCCTCAAGGACTAA
- a CDS encoding adenylosuccinate synthetase: MLLECLLGKAQVAAVVCNQWGDTGKGKIVDLFAAQWADVIARGTGGNNAGHTVIVNGKQRIFHLLPSGITYDEQGKVNLMGNGMVIDLGVLCRELDALEKDGGTYRNLMISRDAQVTMPYHILRDKEDQSQAAGGIGTTGRGIGPCYADKIARRGVAIRDLYNKDILAEKIRKAAQFYPEQKIEKDRIEEIVEQLQPLAGRIKPYVRDTIGEMHRFIQQGKHVLLEGAQGLLLSIEYGTYPHVTSSDCSINGTAAGVGLSARMVDATFGLVKFPFMTRVGGGPFPTEIGGSASEADCSKKEVTKEYELITYGIPYTKGDDGLIVYDCNHKDIGGMINSEDPLIQSVGIRLAAGEYGATTGRPRRVGWTDAVALRYAVQINGPLHLVLTKADSLHAAGEFRVCFGYRQNNKNDCVVTEFDRDERFLRGIHPEYAKYEGYGGLGDIRGFEGLPNTLRTAIADLERFTGSDAAIVSVGPEQSHTIIR, translated from the coding sequence ATGCTATTAGAGTGTCTCCTGGGAAAGGCCCAGGTTGCAGCAGTCGTCTGCAACCAATGGGGGGATACAGGCAAAGGAAAGATCGTTGATTTATTTGCAGCCCAGTGGGCTGACGTGATTGCAAGGGGAACTGGCGGGAATAACGCAGGCCATACCGTTATTGTGAACGGCAAGCAAAGGATATTCCATCTTCTTCCTTCAGGGATTACCTATGATGAGCAGGGAAAGGTAAACTTAATGGGGAATGGAATGGTTATTGATCTTGGAGTTCTTTGCCGCGAGCTTGATGCTTTGGAAAAAGACGGTGGAACCTACCGGAATCTTATGATCAGCAGGGATGCCCAAGTCACTATGCCTTACCATATACTCAGGGATAAGGAAGATCAGTCTCAGGCAGCCGGAGGCATCGGGACTACGGGAAGGGGCATAGGCCCATGCTATGCGGACAAGATAGCCAGGAGAGGGGTGGCAATTCGCGACCTCTATAATAAGGATATCCTTGCAGAGAAGATCAGGAAAGCTGCTCAATTCTATCCTGAGCAGAAGATTGAGAAAGATCGGATTGAAGAGATTGTTGAGCAGCTTCAGCCTCTCGCAGGCCGCATCAAGCCCTATGTTCGGGACACGATTGGTGAAATGCACAGGTTTATCCAACAGGGAAAACATGTCCTTCTTGAGGGAGCGCAAGGATTGCTGCTAAGCATTGAGTACGGCACCTACCCCCACGTGACTTCATCTGACTGTTCTATCAACGGCACTGCTGCAGGAGTTGGATTGTCTGCGAGGATGGTGGATGCAACATTCGGGCTTGTTAAATTTCCCTTCATGACCCGTGTAGGAGGTGGGCCCTTTCCGACAGAGATCGGAGGATCTGCATCCGAAGCGGATTGTAGTAAGAAAGAGGTGACCAAGGAGTATGAATTGATTACATACGGAATTCCCTATACTAAGGGTGATGATGGTCTGATTGTGTATGACTGCAATCACAAGGATATAGGAGGCATGATCAACTCTGAAGATCCTTTGATCCAATCAGTTGGGATTCGCCTTGCAGCAGGAGAATATGGAGCAACAACAGGACGGCCAAGAAGAGTCGGGTGGACTGATGCGGTTGCCTTAAGATATGCTGTCCAAATCAATGGGCCGCTGCACCTTGTGCTGACAAAGGCGGATAGTCTGCATGCAGCAGGAGAATTCCGTGTATGCTTCGGTTATCGGCAAAACAATAAGAACGATTGTGTGGTCACAGAATTCGACAGGGATGAGAGATTCCTTAGGGGCATTCATCCCGAATACGCCAAGTATGAGGGCTACGGTGGACTTGGAGATATACGGGGTTTTGAAGGTCTCCCAAATACCCTGCGGACAGCGATTGCTGATTTGGAAAGATTCACAGGATCTGATGCTGCAATCGTTTCTGTCGGGCCAGAGCAGAGCCACACGATAATCAGATAG
- a CDS encoding RimK family alpha-L-glutamate ligase translates to MKAALISLGSESSKWTLKAMKKYFQKVDDFDIRKMEVAMTKRGLDALFEGNPLEDYDCVYAKGSFRYRALLRSITAALYSKCYMPVSAAAFSTGHNKLSTQLELQKNNVPMPNTYFAATPRAGRNILKRVSYPIVMKFPQGTQGKGVMFSDSFASASSLLDALDVMNQPFIIQEYIETEGSDIRAIVVGEQVVAAMRRTALKGEVRSNIHAGGHGEPVSLDFQARKIAVQAAKAIGAEICGVDILESVTGHLVIEVNLSPGLKGVTRATGIDVADKIASYLHSQTKQRVDTSKKKGATKIMKQIEPEQLKEFITTLSFRGNRILLPDTANNIAKFKDDEEVTIHAERGKIEIKKTGF, encoded by the coding sequence ATGAAAGCGGCGTTAATCTCCCTGGGAAGCGAAAGCTCGAAGTGGACTCTTAAAGCGATGAAGAAGTATTTCCAGAAAGTGGACGACTTTGACATCCGCAAGATGGAAGTTGCCATGACAAAGAGAGGGCTTGATGCCCTCTTTGAAGGCAATCCTCTCGAGGATTATGACTGCGTCTATGCCAAAGGCTCGTTCCGCTACCGGGCATTGCTAAGATCTATCACTGCTGCATTGTATTCAAAGTGCTACATGCCTGTGTCTGCCGCTGCATTTTCCACAGGGCACAATAAGCTATCCACCCAGCTTGAGCTGCAGAAGAACAACGTCCCTATGCCGAACACGTATTTTGCCGCAACGCCGAGGGCTGGCCGCAACATCCTCAAGCGGGTCAGCTATCCGATTGTCATGAAGTTCCCGCAGGGAACACAGGGCAAAGGAGTCATGTTTTCTGACTCTTTTGCGTCAGCAAGCTCTCTTTTGGATGCCCTGGATGTCATGAACCAGCCATTTATCATCCAGGAGTATATCGAGACAGAAGGCAGCGACATCCGTGCGATTGTTGTCGGAGAGCAGGTGGTGGCCGCAATGAGGAGGACAGCGCTGAAGGGAGAGGTCCGCTCCAACATTCACGCAGGAGGACATGGCGAGCCTGTGAGCCTTGATTTCCAGGCCAGGAAGATAGCGGTTCAGGCTGCAAAAGCCATTGGTGCTGAGATATGCGGCGTGGATATCCTGGAGTCTGTGACAGGGCATTTAGTCATAGAGGTAAACCTGTCTCCTGGCCTGAAAGGAGTGACGAGAGCAACAGGGATAGATGTCGCTGACAAGATCGCTTCGTATCTTCATAGCCAGACAAAGCAAAGGGTTGATACGTCCAAAAAGAAAGGAGCAACAAAGATCATGAAGCAGATTGAGCCTGAGCAGCTAAAGGAGTTCATCACCACCCTGAGCTTTAGGGGAAACCGGATTCTATTGCCTGACACAGCCAACAACATTGCAAAGTTTAAGGATGATGAAGAAGTCACGATTCACGCCGAAAGGGGAAAGATTGAGATCAAGAAAACTGGATTCTGA
- the pth2 gene encoding peptidyl-tRNA hydrolase Pth2: MSFKQVIVVRQDLNLPKGKLASQVAHASVEGVLHSKRDVLQVWREHGMKKVVLKVKGEKELLELRKKALAMKLVANLIHDAGRTVVAPNMLTCLGIGPDEEKKIDKLTGKLKMV; encoded by the coding sequence ATGAGCTTCAAGCAAGTAATCGTAGTCCGGCAGGATCTGAATCTTCCCAAAGGCAAGCTCGCCAGCCAGGTCGCTCATGCATCTGTAGAGGGGGTATTGCATTCAAAGAGAGACGTGCTCCAGGTATGGAGGGAGCACGGGATGAAGAAGGTTGTTCTGAAGGTGAAGGGTGAGAAAGAGCTTCTTGAGCTCAGGAAAAAGGCCCTGGCAATGAAACTCGTGGCCAATCTGATCCATGACGCCGGCAGGACCGTTGTAGCTCCCAACATGCTCACCTGTTTAGGCATCGGGCCTGATGAGGAAAAGAAGATTGACAAGCTCACAGGAAAGCTGAAGATGGTGTAG
- a CDS encoding UPF0175 family protein — MAETKFFGARIDPKEFEIIEKVSKEKKVDRTSAIRILIDRGWKGLQLENAMEDYRDGKISLDKAARKAGLTVHEMMNEAAARGITTEEGIEDLRNGIKILLGS; from the coding sequence ATGGCTGAGACTAAATTTTTTGGAGCGAGAATTGATCCTAAGGAGTTTGAGATAATTGAGAAGGTCTCAAAAGAAAAGAAGGTTGATAGGACGTCAGCTATAAGAATTTTGATAGACAGGGGATGGAAAGGGCTTCAGTTGGAGAACGCCATGGAAGACTACAGAGATGGCAAGATTTCACTCGACAAAGCAGCAAGAAAAGCGGGCCTTACTGTGCATGAAATGATGAATGAGGCTGCTGCCAGAGGGATTACCACTGAGGAAGGGATAGAGGATTTAAGAAATGGGATTAAGATCCTTTTGGGGTCTTAG
- the lysS gene encoding lysine--tRNA ligase: protein MNTEDRIRQERLKKLQDIRKQGIDPYPASFKKTHDAGALQEKYAHTADLGDTGEKKNGEKKTGRAAVKVAVAGRLMSLRRMGKSAFGHLLDTTGSIQIFMSQDRTSHYSFLQFIDRGDILGIEGSIFRTKTGELTVEAKTISLLAKSLEPLPEKFHGLVDTELRYRERYTDLVMNPQVKKTFEMRSRIFQAMREFLLSKGYVEVETPILQPVYGGAAARPFTTKHNTLGMNLYLRISNELYLKRLLVGGFEKVFEFSKDFRNEGIDTQHNPEFTLMETMTAYHDYNDSMKLTEEMLASVCQAVLGTTEIGYQGTKISFKPPFAKMTMLEAVKKHTPVDFTNLNAAQAKEAAQKLKVPLENKETKGAILAAVYDETVESKLIQPTFILDYPKEVSPLAKAKPANPDFTERFELVINGREIANVYTELNDPGILKENWKQQEQLLKKGDEEAQRTDKDFLKALEVGMPPASGIGIGMDRLVMLLTNSASIRDVLFFPAMREK, encoded by the coding sequence ATGAATACTGAGGATCGGATCAGGCAGGAGCGCCTAAAAAAGCTCCAGGACATCAGGAAGCAGGGAATTGATCCCTATCCTGCTTCTTTCAAGAAAACACATGATGCAGGAGCTCTGCAGGAGAAGTACGCTCATACGGCCGATCTTGGGGACACTGGGGAAAAGAAAAATGGGGAAAAGAAGACAGGAAGGGCGGCTGTAAAGGTGGCTGTGGCAGGCCGCTTGATGAGCCTGCGAAGAATGGGAAAGTCAGCTTTCGGCCATCTCCTGGACACCACAGGATCAATCCAGATCTTCATGAGCCAGGATAGAACCTCTCATTACAGCTTTCTTCAATTCATTGACCGCGGGGATATCCTGGGCATCGAGGGCAGCATCTTCAGGACAAAAACCGGAGAGCTCACTGTTGAGGCAAAGACCATATCGCTTCTTGCGAAGTCCCTAGAGCCGCTTCCGGAAAAATTCCATGGCCTTGTTGACACTGAATTGCGTTACCGGGAACGCTACACCGATCTTGTCATGAATCCACAAGTCAAAAAGACCTTTGAGATGCGCTCCAGGATATTTCAGGCGATGCGGGAATTCCTGCTCAGCAAAGGCTATGTTGAGGTTGAGACTCCGATCCTGCAACCCGTCTACGGCGGCGCAGCTGCCAGGCCGTTCACCACAAAGCACAACACCCTGGGAATGAATCTCTACCTAAGAATCTCAAATGAATTATACCTCAAACGCCTTTTAGTAGGCGGCTTTGAAAAAGTCTTTGAATTCTCAAAGGATTTCAGGAATGAGGGCATTGATACTCAGCACAATCCTGAATTCACCCTCATGGAGACGATGACTGCGTATCATGACTACAATGACAGCATGAAGCTTACCGAGGAGATGCTTGCATCGGTTTGCCAAGCTGTTCTCGGCACAACGGAGATTGGATACCAGGGAACAAAAATATCATTCAAGCCTCCATTCGCAAAGATGACGATGCTGGAAGCGGTAAAAAAGCATACCCCTGTTGACTTCACAAACCTGAACGCAGCCCAGGCAAAAGAAGCAGCCCAGAAGCTCAAGGTTCCCCTGGAAAACAAGGAGACAAAAGGAGCAATCCTTGCAGCAGTCTATGACGAGACTGTTGAATCAAAACTGATCCAGCCGACCTTCATCCTGGATTATCCGAAAGAAGTCTCTCCCCTTGCAAAGGCAAAGCCCGCCAATCCTGATTTCACTGAGCGTTTCGAATTAGTCATCAACGGAAGGGAGATCGCAAATGTCTACACAGAATTGAACGACCCGGGGATCCTGAAAGAAAACTGGAAACAGCAGGAGCAGCTCCTCAAAAAAGGAGATGAAGAGGCGCAGAGAACCGACAAGGATTTCCTGAAAGCATTAGAGGTGGGAATGCCTCCTGCTTCGGGCATCGGCATCGGAATGGACCGGCTTGTGATGCTGCTGACGAACTCGGCTTCTATCCGTGATGTGCTGTTCTTTCCTGCGATGAGGGAGAAGTAA
- a CDS encoding RimK/LysX family protein, with amino-acid sequence MRVTIGLVEPITLIGANGRLTTYAKVDTGATKSSLDSRLAKELSLGPVLRRKIVKSASGTKVRPVIKVTAILKGKEITTHFTIADRQDMKYKVLIGQNILKHHFLIDPKK; translated from the coding sequence ATGCGGGTTACCATTGGGTTGGTTGAGCCTATCACTCTTATCGGAGCCAACGGCAGGCTCACCACGTATGCCAAGGTGGATACAGGCGCGACAAAGTCAAGCCTGGACAGCAGGCTTGCAAAAGAGCTTAGCCTTGGCCCGGTGCTGAGGCGCAAGATCGTCAAGAGTGCATCCGGAACAAAGGTGAGGCCAGTAATCAAGGTCACGGCAATCCTTAAAGGAAAGGAGATCACCACACACTTCACCATTGCTGACCGCCAGGACATGAAATACAAGGTCCTGATTGGGCAAAATATCCTTAAACATCATTTCCTTATCGATCCAAAAAAATGA
- a CDS encoding DUF5676 family membrane protein — MREQKKRLNEAALGFSIAVVSAACMLLLGILAPMGMYMGASRMMAQWHMFYSLSLTGMIAGIIEGAIIGFVLGYAIAYLYNRFNN, encoded by the coding sequence ATGAGGGAGCAGAAAAAGCGGCTGAATGAGGCTGCGCTTGGCTTCAGCATTGCCGTTGTTTCAGCAGCATGCATGCTGCTCCTCGGGATCTTGGCTCCGATGGGGATGTATATGGGAGCATCCAGGATGATGGCACAGTGGCATATGTTCTATTCCCTGAGCCTGACAGGCATGATTGCGGGGATTATTGAAGGCGCAATAATCGGCTTTGTTCTTGGCTACGCAATTGCCTACCTCTACAACAGGTTTAACAACTAA
- a CDS encoding IMP dehydrogenase, with amino-acid sequence MPDTNQNASERPYISPKISESLSEYLILPWWVTAKPEEVSLECNLGNIKLQYPFMTARMQSVVGPEMAVAAGRNGILTMVPRSLRDEDKQAILDANNNARLKAGDIEYQSNFVSAQPETRFDNVAKLVETFGYSVIPVIDRFSKLYGVYVHDPNNQPSAPPYTPIKELMLPLRKQGPGRGVQCITHRDDQKIKEIAASEEKKFIPIVNEAGILQEIAFLRKFDTNYAGIAISTRDGRWQEDLEKWGPQVDTLCIDSSNACFDDALKILKAAKERFPDKPFGIGNIVHGAHYRRFAEDGADYVIGGMGVGSICQTGSERGNGRGQMTVAHELAVVRDELEEEGKKVPFVIDGAIETVKDMTIALALADLIMMGNFFNRFYEAAGRKLTEKRSGKNITYIETGDESLISHVETWGEGHPTAGLVAMYGLRFREALAKGSSSNNAEVAERYGHSNLSSSTIEGVVGVTSYAGRLKPGIEKAGRYITTTISNSGGHDLASFRKSVRENQLLERASQRTIEDMLPHGIIVTER; translated from the coding sequence ATGCCAGACACAAACCAGAATGCATCTGAAAGACCGTATATAAGCCCCAAGATATCTGAAAGCCTGAGCGAATATTTAATTCTTCCCTGGTGGGTCACCGCAAAACCCGAAGAGGTCTCCCTGGAATGCAATCTGGGGAATATAAAGCTGCAATACCCGTTTATGACTGCGCGAATGCAGTCCGTTGTAGGGCCGGAGATGGCCGTAGCTGCAGGAAGGAACGGCATCTTGACGATGGTTCCAAGAAGCCTGAGGGATGAGGATAAACAGGCGATACTCGATGCGAATAATAATGCCCGCCTAAAGGCAGGAGATATTGAGTATCAAAGTAATTTTGTCTCTGCGCAACCGGAAACGAGATTTGACAATGTGGCAAAACTTGTTGAGACCTTTGGCTACTCAGTGATCCCTGTGATAGATAGGTTTTCAAAGCTCTATGGTGTATATGTCCATGATCCGAATAATCAACCTTCGGCTCCACCCTATACTCCTATTAAAGAACTCATGCTTCCTTTAAGAAAACAAGGGCCGGGCAGGGGAGTTCAGTGTATTACTCATCGTGACGACCAGAAGATTAAAGAGATTGCGGCGAGCGAGGAGAAGAAGTTTATTCCTATAGTCAACGAAGCAGGCATTCTCCAAGAGATTGCATTCTTGCGCAAGTTTGATACAAATTATGCAGGGATAGCAATAAGTACCAGAGATGGCCGTTGGCAGGAAGATCTGGAGAAATGGGGGCCTCAGGTGGACACCCTTTGTATTGACTCGTCAAATGCATGCTTTGATGATGCCCTCAAGATTCTTAAGGCAGCCAAAGAAAGGTTCCCTGATAAGCCGTTTGGGATAGGCAACATTGTCCACGGCGCACATTATAGACGATTTGCGGAAGATGGAGCAGATTATGTTATCGGAGGGATGGGTGTTGGTTCTATCTGCCAGACAGGAAGCGAGAGGGGGAATGGCAGGGGCCAGATGACTGTTGCCCATGAACTTGCCGTGGTGCGGGATGAATTGGAGGAAGAAGGGAAAAAGGTGCCATTTGTTATTGATGGGGCTATAGAGACTGTTAAGGATATGACCATTGCGCTGGCGCTGGCTGATCTCATTATGATGGGTAATTTCTTTAACAGATTTTATGAAGCTGCAGGAAGAAAGTTAACAGAGAAAAGAAGCGGCAAAAATATAACTTATATTGAGACCGGCGATGAATCTCTTATCAGTCACGTGGAGACTTGGGGGGAGGGCCATCCAACTGCAGGATTGGTTGCGATGTACGGGCTGCGTTTTAGAGAGGCCCTAGCCAAAGGATCTTCATCAAACAACGCCGAGGTTGCTGAGCGGTACGGACACTCAAATCTTTCAAGTTCTACGATAGAGGGAGTAGTTGGCGTAACGTCATACGCAGGGAGGCTGAAGCCCGGCATCGAGAAGGCGGGGAGGTATATTACAACAACCATATCCAATTCAGGCGGCCATGATCTGGCGAGCTTCAGAAAGTCTGTCAGGGAGAACCAGCTCCTTGAGCGAGCATCACAGAGAACAATCGAAGATATGCTTCCTCATGGTATTATAGTTACAGAAAGATAG
- the gyrB gene encoding DNA topoisomerase (ATP-hydrolyzing) subunit B yields MPESYEAKEIQVLEGKEAVRKRPAMYIGDISTRGLHHLVYEAVDNAIDEALAGVCTVISVTVHKDGSVTVEDNGRGIPVEPHPRFPEMSALTVVMTKLHAGGKFDKRAYKVSGGLHGVGISVVNALSSQLRVEVSRNNKVYMQRFERGEPVSKLEVVGESSHTGTKVQFLPDSEIFQETAFKMEILAARLRELAFLNKGIAITLEDERIGKRLEFHYEGGIVSFVKYLNENKTIIHPIVSFEKVKEDFELSLAFQYNDDFNEAVFSFVNMIHTTEGGTHLSGFKAAMTRALNQYAEKLKMDLKVSSDDILEGMAAILAVRVREPQFEGQTKTKLGNSEVKGMVDSMVYEFVSSYLEETPAVGRVIMNKVLTAARSREAAKKARDLARRKGALNHGSLPGKLADCQEEDPSLCELYLVEGDSAGGSAKQGRNREFQAILPLRGKILNVEKSRIDKIFSSGEIVNIITALGTGIGEEFDSSKIRYHKIVIMTDADIDGAHITTLLLTFFYRYMKEIIDKGYLYIAQPPLYRVRKKNHVFYAYDDAKLELLLSKIGRDKITLQRYKGLGEMNPAQLWQTTMNPEHRTLLQVTVEDAVEADKIFTILMGDAVEPRREFIQEHAKEVVDLDI; encoded by the coding sequence ATGCCAGAAAGCTACGAAGCAAAGGAGATCCAGGTCCTGGAAGGAAAAGAGGCTGTCAGGAAGCGGCCTGCGATGTACATCGGTGATATTTCTACCCGGGGCCTTCATCATCTTGTGTATGAAGCAGTTGATAATGCTATAGATGAGGCGCTTGCAGGGGTTTGCACTGTGATTTCTGTCACCGTGCATAAGGATGGCTCAGTTACTGTTGAGGACAACGGAAGAGGGATTCCTGTTGAGCCGCATCCTCGGTTTCCTGAGATGTCTGCATTGACAGTTGTCATGACAAAGCTGCATGCAGGAGGCAAGTTTGACAAGAGGGCGTATAAGGTTTCTGGAGGGCTCCATGGAGTTGGCATCAGCGTTGTGAATGCGCTCTCCAGCCAGCTCAGGGTTGAGGTCAGCAGGAATAACAAAGTCTATATGCAAAGATTTGAGCGAGGCGAACCTGTTTCCAAGCTTGAGGTCGTTGGGGAGTCAAGCCATACTGGCACAAAAGTCCAGTTCCTTCCGGACAGCGAGATCTTCCAGGAGACAGCATTCAAGATGGAGATTCTTGCTGCCAGGCTTAGGGAACTGGCATTTCTCAACAAGGGCATCGCCATAACTCTTGAGGACGAGCGGATCGGAAAAAGACTTGAGTTCCATTATGAGGGGGGCATTGTATCGTTTGTCAAATACCTCAACGAAAACAAAACAATCATTCATCCCATTGTCAGCTTTGAGAAGGTGAAGGAAGACTTTGAGTTAAGCCTGGCATTCCAGTACAACGACGACTTCAATGAGGCTGTTTTCTCCTTTGTGAACATGATCCACACCACAGAAGGCGGAACACATTTGTCAGGCTTCAAGGCTGCGATGACAAGGGCCCTTAATCAGTATGCGGAGAAGCTCAAGATGGACCTGAAAGTAAGCTCTGACGACATTTTGGAAGGGATGGCTGCAATTCTTGCTGTCCGCGTCAGGGAGCCGCAATTTGAGGGCCAGACCAAGACCAAGCTTGGCAACTCTGAAGTGAAGGGCATGGTGGACTCTATGGTCTATGAATTCGTGTCCTCCTATCTCGAAGAGACTCCGGCTGTTGGCCGGGTTATCATGAACAAGGTATTGACTGCTGCCCGCTCAAGAGAGGCTGCAAAGAAGGCAAGGGATCTTGCCAGAAGGAAAGGAGCCCTGAATCATGGAAGCCTGCCGGGAAAGCTGGCTGACTGCCAGGAGGAAGACCCAAGCCTGTGCGAACTGTATTTGGTGGAAGGAGATTCCGCGGGAGGCTCAGCAAAGCAGGGAAGGAACAGGGAGTTCCAGGCCATATTGCCCCTGCGCGGCAAGATACTGAATGTCGAGAAATCCAGGATCGATAAGATCTTCAGCTCAGGAGAGATCGTAAACATCATCACTGCTTTGGGCACAGGAATTGGCGAGGAATTTGACTCATCAAAGATCCGCTACCATAAGATTGTGATCATGACCGATGCAGACATTGATGGAGCGCACATCACGACGCTTCTGCTCACGTTTTTTTACAGGTACATGAAGGAAATCATCGATAAAGGATATTTGTATATCGCGCAGCCTCCTCTCTACCGGGTGAGGAAGAAGAACCATGTCTTCTACGCCTATGATGATGCAAAGCTGGAGCTCCTGCTCAGCAAGATTGGGAGGGACAAGATTACGCTCCAGCGCTACAAAGGACTTGGAGAGATGAACCCAGCACAGCTCTGGCAGACCACGATGAATCCTGAGCACAGGACCCTGCTCCAGGTAACAGTTGAGGACGCAGTCGAGGCAGACAAGATCTTCACCATCCTCATGGGAGATGCTGTTGAGCCCAGGCGCGAGTTCATCCAGGAGCATGCAAAGGAAGTTGTTGATCTGGATATTTGA